TTTTGAAAGTATGCTACCAGGGTAAAgcccacagaaacacaaaagccCCGCAGTGAGCGATCGCGCCCATGCAGCCAGCATCGTTTTTAGGGTTTTGACTCGATCGGGAGCGACGTGCCGGTGGATACGAAGCGGACGAGGGGGGGGTGACGACAGCAGAAATGGTAAGTGGaaacatgtgtttctgctgccccAGGCAGTTCCTCAAAGGGGAGCAGACAAAGACTCACTAACAGGGATGTGGCTCGAGAAAATATATAGCTGGATCTGTGACAACGATCTGCAGTTGGGTCTGCGTTCTGTTATGTAGGAAGGAAATGTGTGTTGTAATCCACAAGGCGACAACAAGGGCAACTATACTTGTACAATTTTCTTGTATGTTGCAAGATTGTGACTCTGCGGAGGACCCATTCACTAATTCTCAGGCTGAACAACAGTAGcgctgattaaaatgttttaagaaCAGCTTAGCTACATTGTTTTTAGAGTGCGTTTGTTTTGTGCAACATCAGATTTACAGAACCTTTACAGTCCAGTGGAGAAGATGTCAGTTCATTCCCCAAACGGGAGGAAACGCTTGACAAACAGTGGAAGTTGACGCTGAATTTCATCAGTGGgtgttctgttttcattcacagTCTAATCAAAGCACGGACTTGCCGTCCACTCAGGCGAGCGTCACCGCTTCATTTTCCAGCGCCTCCACCATCACAGCCATCAGCACCACCATCGCGGACAACTCCACCTACCCTACCTCTGTGTTAGACAAGATTGCAGCCAATGATGTAATCGCCAGAGCAAATTACGTCTACAGCTTCACTGCTGGCCTGGGCTTCTTAGCCGGCTGCTTCCTGCTCTACAGCTTCCTCCAGACCTACAGGGCTCAGAGACGGCTGGCATGGCTCGACTGCCTCCTCTGGGTCTTTTGTGgcttccagctgctgctcctgctcctctctctccatgCTGTGGCCCACAGACCCCACTACCTGAGGACCACGGGTTTGGGATGTGctgctctctctttcaccaTCAACACAGCGTCTCTGTGCGGCCTGTTCATTTTAGTCCTCATGGCGTACGTCCTCACCCTGGATCCGCCGTCTCACGCCCTGCTGAGGAAGTCTAAGGTCTGTGCGGTGTTAGTGATTGTTGCCTCTGTGCTGATCTCTCTGCTGCTAGCTGGGCTCCGCGGACCCAGCGACGATCTGCAAAAAGTGAGCGAATGTTCCATGGATCCCGTCAGTGCTGGCGTCTCGTACGCGGCTGCCAGGCTGTGCATGGTTCTCCTGATTCCCTACATCCTCCAGCTGGGACTTCTCATAAGCGGCTGTGTCCGACAGTGGAGATCTAAGGGGCGTTTCCTGTCCGGCTCCGAGGAAGGTCCTGTGTTCATCACGGTTGCGGCGGTGATGTTCTTCTGCCTGCTCTTCTACAGCGTGGTGCTGGTGAGGGGAGCTCAGCTGGTGAGGTACGGGACGCTGAGCCACCACGAGCGGGCGTTTCTGAGCGTGGCAGAGTTCATGCTGTTCTCGGGGAGCAGCGTCAGCCTGCTGCTGGTGCTGTTCATGCACCGGCCATGCAGAGAGAGCCTTCACAGCGCCACCAGGCAGCTGAGAGACTGCTGTCGAAGGCCAGGGCGCGCGCAGCCCACCAGAAACATCATAGCCCCACGCATTGAGGTCACAGACACGCTGCAGGACATAGAGTCGTAGAGGACAGAACTCTTCTGACGCGCCAACGACGTGTGGGGTCTCGCATGTTAGAaattctttaaaatgtctttttttcttattgaacATGTACGTTTTTACAGGTGTGTATTTTTATCCTACAGTGACTATtttcaaatgtctttttatttacaaagaaataaatgttaataaatgtgCACCATGTTGCCAGAGTCctcattacatatatatatatataaacatagatatataaatatatagatatagacaTAGATGTATGGTAGGTTCTGCATCTCTGAGACACGGTCTTCAACTAACCTCAttcctcaggaaaaaaaaacgtgatctgcacAAAAGCCCTTTCAGACAAAATGCCTGGAAAAACCTGTGCAACCTCCAGAATCCCACATAGGAAACATTTAGTCgaggaaaatgaaaagtaaagccAACAGCGTCGGGAGTTTTTATGTAATAATGTTTTCAAAAGTTGCTGAAGAACTAAAATGAACTTTCCAGCTCTATCCGTGAACACTGAAATGAGTTCTAGGAATAACTGGCCCTCATGGATCGCATCAGTGCCAACGTAAAGCGCCACCAAACGAGGGACCAGTAGGAAAACGCGCTGGGCTGCACGAGAAGGCTGATGTCATGCTTAACGCCACAATTTGTAGATCACATCAGTCACAGGTGACGTCAAGGACTGAGGTTACTCCTCAATTGAAGATCATTCAATGAAAATGTGCTGCATTAAAGCATTAACACGGTGTGTAATCTGCAGTGGCTGCAAACCAAAAAGCAAAAGTTGTGCGTTTTAAGGAGAGAAACATGAAGTGAGACTCTGCCTGTGTGTCCTTTATCTTGTTTTGTGTAAACACGCTGTCAGTCAGTCTTCGCCAAAAGTCCCAATTcccatatttacatattttaacattatacAGTCATGGTTGAGACGGCACACTTCAGTTCAAGTGTCGGCCATCTTCTATATAATTATGCAAGCAAGAAAATGAACtcgtataaaaaatatatacatacatatgggtttaatatgaccactgactgtacTGCTAAGAAGCTTGAGCAACAATCTACTGAAAACTGTAATGTTGGGCCAATAAGATGCGATTTATACGTTTGCCTGCATAGCGTGTTTGTGTTTCGTGCTGTAAGTGGTGGGTGGCACGACAACACTTCTCTGGATTTACTCTGACAACGGATTTCGCAGTCACCACCGAAGGACAGGGAGGATTACAAAGACTGCGTGCGGCACCGGGGAGCAACGGTATGTTTatgccattttatttaattgttaaaCATAAATGAAGTTAGTCTTAGTTTTCAGTAAGTAAAGCTACTGTATCTGTCACTTGAGAAATTCATTTGTTCAGtagtttttaaatcagctggATAACAActcttgtgtttttaagatATTTGTTTTGGAAACTTGCATGTTAGATGTTTGATGCTGCAGTAATATCAAGAACCAACAAGAGAAGGTGAAAACTGGCGGTTAATGTGCCACAACAACACCTTTCTGGACTCAGTTTAGACACGCTGGGGTTCATGGTTAGCGCTTTAAACTGGTAGATTACCAAGGACAAAACCAAAGcgatttggttttgttttctcacaatAGCGTTCACGATAAGTTAAGTTCTAGAACTTatgagaagtatttttttcttgatctCTACTTTGACATAATTTTCAAAACTGATGAAgatatacacatttttaaatggaaacaactGAATTTAATAACAGCAAGATGCAAATATGATATAATTTTTTATGCTTGCGTGATATGTGATAGTATATATATCCACAGGAAATATGAGCAAGCGGTAAGATATGATCAGCTTTGACGAGGCCTTAAATGTGATGACTAATTGACTGGGTCAGGGCACCTACTGCAGCTCTAGTGGGGTGTTACCAGTCAAAAGTGGTTTAAGGAAAGAAAAGTGGTGAACCGACAACAGGAATTATGGGAAGCCGAGGCTTATTGGAGCACATGGGGAGCAGAGGTGGTGCAATCCAacagatgagacaaaacatTCTGAATAAAAGGTAGCACTGGTTCTCCCAGAAAGATGTCAGAACATGTATGGGGTACTACACAGCTGCAAACCAGTCAGGGTGCTGATGACAACACCTGTCCACGACTAAAAGCACCAACAGTGGCTACAGTGGGCATGTGAACATCAGAACTGAACCACAGAGCAAAGTAAGGCAGAATCCTGGCGTgatgaatcacattttcttttacattataTGGAGGCAATATAAGGCTATATGTACAGCACATGAACAATCCCAAGAGATGGTCTGGAACAACGTACAGGTGGTGGTACATATCTATAAAGGCCAGGACAGGGGTTTTCCAGAGGAACATGACATCATAATGAAATCATCAAATCATACTTTTATGGCTGATCACTTTTGGGATATTTAGAGAATATTaattaacatacagtatattcagtGTTGTTAATATATTGTTATTTAATGAAGCTGTGTACAGACTTTTTACTCAAAGggtttttgtcttcttcttcagctcctgaATTATCCAAGACGTGAACTGTTGTgaaagaggaaactgatgcCACCGCAGACTCCACAGGGGCTGAAAACTAAGAACTATGACAACTTGGCAGATGGATACTGCTAACATCAGCTGCAGACAAAGCCTAATATGGACTTGACCATGTATGGAGTCCACCGAGTCATCCCTGAGAACAACTTCACCATTCACCAAAATGACACACAGGCAATCATCTCTGATTTTCAGCAGGCTTCTATGGAGGATCAACATCGCTACACTAccagcctcttcctctccagCTTCTACATCATATTCCTGTTTCCCGTTGGCTTCATTGGGAATATCCTCATCCTGATCGTCAACCTGGACCACAGAGGACGCTTGTCAGCCCCAGACCTCTACTTTGTGAACCTGGCCGCCGCTGACCTCACTCTGGTGGCCGACTCTCTGATTGAGGTGTTCAACCTGAAAGAGGGCTACTATGACAAAGCCGGCCTTTGCACCTTCATGAACCTTTTCCAGCAGGTCAACATGTACAGCAGCGTCTTCTTCTTGACCTGGATGAGCTTCGACCGATTCGTCACTCTGACGAGCTCCATCGGTCGCAACATGCCACACGCGAGACTCACCTGCTGCCTCATCTGGGCGTCTTCATCCCTCCTCACCCTGTTACCCTTTGGCATCGCTCAAGTTCAGCATGCGGGAGAACTCCATTTCTGCTTTGCCAACGTGACCCAAATTCTGTGGCTGGAGGTGACGCTGGGTTTCTTGCTGCCTTTCTGCATCCTGGGCGTGTGCTACTGGAAAATAGCACAGGTGCTCCGGCACAGCCAGAGAGAGCAAGGCAGCCCACAGCGGAGGCCTCGCAGGCAGAAAGCCCTTCGAATGATCTCGGCAGCCGTGCTggtcttcttcctctgctggcTCCCGGAGAATGTGTTCATAAGTGTTCACCTCATAAGAGGCGACACAGATGGCGGCACGCTGTGGCAGGACTACCCCTTGACAGGTCACGCTGTCAGGCTAGCGGCCTTTTCTAACAGTTGCCTGAACCCTCTCATCTACGGCTTCCTCGGAGAGAACTTTCGGGTAAAGCTGAAGCTTTTCCTCCAGGAGAAGACCAAGTGCTACAAGCTGCACAGGTCAGGCTCGGGGAAATCTATCTACATACCAGCCGCAAGGACGTCCGTGCAACATGCAACAGACCAAGTCAGCCCAAACATTTCATCTCCAACATCCTCCCTGAAACTGTTATACAGTCCTCAGATAAAGTGCATATAgagggtcacacacacaccacacatgaAAACCATGTGTGTCATTAAAAGGACAATTACAAAGCAAGGACTCCAACAGcagtgtgttttaaaatgagactcatttgagtcatttaaatgaacaatgTAGACATCAAAAGCCAGTAACTGGTCCAACATGACAGggaagtgtttttttaagtattcttaatggtattttttttattatctgcacATGGCAAGTGGACGGAGGCTCTTCAGAACATTGGAGCTGACCAATTGGAAGAGACATTTTAGGACAAGTGTGGCCTctctagcttagcttagcacccAACAGCAAATTCACTGGCACTTTATTTTCAGCAGTTACTATCCTCACCTCAGTTTGCTTCGTCTGTCTTTCCTCTGTCACGTGCTTCTTTTTGAGTTTCTtgtcctttttctgttttttaccACCACTGTTTGTTGCAATCTGTACTGGAGCCTCCtaggagaaataaaacattctaattattttgtgatcatgtcaGGCAGTGTCATTAATGAACAGGCATGACTTATTACCACGATACCCACCTCTATTTCcatccttttctgtttcttttttactttagtCAATATTTCAGCCGCAGGGACTTCACTGTCGTTTGaactctgcttttttcttttaagaggAGTGGGATCTGATTTCGCAGATTTGTCCTTGGCCATGAGATAAGATTTCcctaataacaaaaacaaagcctgTGTTACTGACGAAAAGCACACGATGTATGAAGTTAGAAACAACAAACCAAAGAGACGAAATGTTACTTGTTCAGAGataaacatttcatgacatagCACGCTCTCCTCTACAAAAACTAACCTCTGCTGTGTAACTGAATGGAAATGTTTCCACGACCAACTACCATTATTTATAGGTGAAGTCAATAAATATAGTATAGGACCTTTCTCCGAAAATTAATATTACGGTGGGCGCCAGGTTTGTGACGTATAAATTACACAACTACAGTAAAAGAACAAACTTGGACCAAACATAACTTGTGCCAcactttttgaaataaaatcgTACACCTACTTGAAACAGCGAGGAAAACGTGTGGAACTCTGGAAAGCAGACAAGCATGGGAACTGAACCCGGAAGAAGTGCTGCTGAGCTGGACCGTGATTGGACAAGTAACCGTCTCCGTTTTTCTGTGATTGGTCGATGGTACACCAGAGAAAACTACTGTTATTTTCAacatattaaaagtaaaaataaaataataatcaaaaataaataaacataatgtaGCTGCATTAAATCTCCAAACAATACAAAGCTAATTGTAATGTATTATGGCTGCTGCACCTTATAACGAATCGCAATTATTCTACTTTTAATCCCAAATATAtcataaaattgaattaataataataataataataataataataataataataataataataataataataataataataataataataataaaagaaagacagtTCTGTAGAGGGAATTTAATTTTCCACACGCTTTAGCGGAACGGTCCAAATCATCGCCTCGTGGCTGCATCGGAAGGTTTTCAAAGTTACACAACGATGTGTTACATGACCTATGTATTTGGTGGGGAATACGCCGGGTTTCTTTGACCTAACGTTGTGTAAAGTAATATGCCCAGTTGCCCGAGATGTCTACAACAGCGGGACGAGTTTTCAGCGGTCTGACACGGATGGCGTCGTGTCGAGGGACATTTATTCACAACAGGGCAACGACCGTGAGGTGAGTGGAAATCTGGGGTGGCTTTATAGCAAGCATGCTTACTGCAATTTGTCAATGACAAGTTAATGTTTAACGAGCAACCGTTTGTAAACAACCAAAACACGTTATGAAAGAAAGGAATTTGAGTCGCTATGGCTGGTCGAACTGAAGataacatttacttttatagTTTGTCGAGGCATCCTTTAGGAATTGTCTCAAGATAGCATCCTCAACAGAGGACATGCattaaaacagatgaacaaTGTGTAAAATGACCATTGCCTGGTCTATGTTAGAATTTGTAGCTGACAATGACTATATTTCAGGGACTTAAAAAATGTCACGATATTTCTTGTTTGACATAATTGCTAGTGGTGTCATTACTAATTATTTGTGGGGCCTGTTactttcaaatgaatgaagacTCATTTACATCAGATAATATATAATCTCTTGACATTTTGTGGCATGTCTGTAATGATGATAATTCTGTAGTTGATAGATGAAATGCAGCAGTCAACCTGTAAAAATGACCTGTTAATAACTGGACCATAAATCCACTGAACACTGATAAGTATTTTGACTTTTGATTAAGTAGATATTAGTAACATTCAGTTACAATACataatattttactattttattagtTTGATAACCTAGCTGTGCGGCTCCAAACTCTTTAATGAACCTTGATGATAATGTAGCTGGctgcaaatatttttctttactgatgtcttttttccccccctttgaAAACTTAGTGTGCGGTCCATAGGCCTGAGCTCCCAGACGTTGGCCAGTTCCAAAGAGCCCACAGATGAGGTAAACGACGAGCCCATCAAGTTTTCTACCAG
This window of the Mugil cephalus isolate CIBA_MC_2020 chromosome 16, CIBA_Mcephalus_1.1, whole genome shotgun sequence genome carries:
- the LOC125022247 gene encoding uncharacterized protein LOC125022247, with translation MSNQSTDLPSTQASVTASFSSASTITAISTTIADNSTYPTSVLDKIAANDVIARANYVYSFTAGLGFLAGCFLLYSFLQTYRAQRRLAWLDCLLWVFCGFQLLLLLLSLHAVAHRPHYLRTTGLGCAALSFTINTASLCGLFILVLMAYVLTLDPPSHALLRKSKVCAVLVIVASVLISLLLAGLRGPSDDLQKVSECSMDPVSAGVSYAAARLCMVLLIPYILQLGLLISGCVRQWRSKGRFLSGSEEGPVFITVAAVMFFCLLFYSVVLVRGAQLVRYGTLSHHERAFLSVAEFMLFSGSSVSLLLVLFMHRPCRESLHSATRQLRDCCRRPGRAQPTRNIIAPRIEVTDTLQDIES
- the LOC125022246 gene encoding G-protein coupled estrogen receptor 1-like; amino-acid sequence: MDLTMYGVHRVIPENNFTIHQNDTQAIISDFQQASMEDQHRYTTSLFLSSFYIIFLFPVGFIGNILILIVNLDHRGRLSAPDLYFVNLAAADLTLVADSLIEVFNLKEGYYDKAGLCTFMNLFQQVNMYSSVFFLTWMSFDRFVTLTSSIGRNMPHARLTCCLIWASSSLLTLLPFGIAQVQHAGELHFCFANVTQILWLEVTLGFLLPFCILGVCYWKIAQVLRHSQREQGSPQRRPRRQKALRMISAAVLVFFLCWLPENVFISVHLIRGDTDGGTLWQDYPLTGHAVRLAAFSNSCLNPLIYGFLGENFRVKLKLFLQEKTKCYKLHRSGSGKSIYIPAARTSVQHATDQVSPNISSPTSSLKLLYSPQIKCI